The Desulfobacterales bacterium region ATATTGCGCTGAAGGTCCTTTCCCATGACGCGATATTGTGAAACGGTTGATTCCACATAGAGTTTTTCCAGGGAAGTCAGGCTCAGCATGGCATTGAATCCGAGGGAAAGGATCAGCAGCACAAGGGCACTGACAATCAGATATGCTTTAAATGAAAAGCGAACGGACGGCCCCGCCGGAATACGGGCTGAAGCCGACCCTTTCTGCCCGGCGGGCAAATCCGGGGCTGATTGCGTGGCCGATGTATCCGGGACAGGTGAGTAAACATGGTGACATCGCGGGCAACTTACCCCCGACAGATTATCCTGTAACTGACTGTTTTTGATTTCAAAGGTGGTATTGCATTTCGTGCATGTTACTTTCATTCATTCATCCTCGGAAAAGATGCGCCATAAGTACGCCTTTAATATGGTAAAATTTTATAACCCTTCAATCCTTCGGTTCTTCAGACAGGTTGCATTTATCAATGGGGTAGTTAAAACCCCCCTGCAGATCATGGTCGGATTTCCGTAAAGGATTCGATCCCCGCCATGGTTTTTTACACAATACTGAGCGCTCGGATCGTACCACCGACAGCGATGCGGCCAGATGGTAATCTGATCGGTCGTCTCGATCAGATGAAGCCGTTGCGCGACAGCCGATACAGCCACCGCACCCGTTCCGCATGCCAGTGTTTCCTGATTAATCCCTCTTTCAAAACAGCGGTATTCCACAATGCCGGGTTCATCGGCAATACGGATAAAATCGATGTTGATACCGGCTGGAAATTGTTCTGCATAATTTCGAATCAAATCCCTGCCGATGCGCTGAACGATACCGGCGCTGAAATGGAGCATTTTCTGGGTTTCAATGATTGGTGCCCGCTCCGGGTGAGGGGGGAAAAACATCAATTCAGCCAGCGCTTTCAGAGAAAATCCATTTTCGGTCAACACAACCAGGTGGGGTTCTCCGGTAAAAACCAGATATCCGGAAAGCGTCAATTCTGTTTCATTTTTAAAAAAAGGCTGCCCGTTCTTTCTGAATTCGATTTTGAGCCCGTTAATTTTGTCAATATGGCCGTCATAGGGCTCTATGGATGACAGGCAGGTTAATTCGGATGGAATGCGCCGGGGCGTTCCCATGTTGGCCCAGTATTCGTTTTGTTGAGTATTGCTGCCGATGCTGATCACCTTGGGACAGGTTCCGGGAACTTCCGTTGCGATTCGTGCCGATGAAATACCATATTGCGTATAAAGGTAGTGGGCGATGCTGATCAACCCGTTTCCGCAACTGTAGGATTCATCGCCATTGGGTTCAAACATTCGCAAAATATAATTTGAATCCGATAAATCCGGAAGCTGTTTCCAGTAATGCCGCGTATCGTTGATGTCCTTTATAACATCCGGCCGGCACGGTTGGATGACAATCAACCCGTCAGAGCCTATCCCGAAACAAAGATGGGTTAGCTGGACGGCCGCATCTGATTTTTCCGATTCGGTCAGCAGACGCGATTCGGTTTCATCAATAATAACGAAATTGTTGCCAAACAACGTGTATTTTACAAAAGGTATTTTTTCCATAATCGGTAACAGCCAATTCGTCAATTTGATGTAAAGTGCATGGTTTTATTTGCGTTCGGACAATACCCAGGCAACACCGTGAGAAAAAGCCATAGATGAATCTGTGAAGTGTCATCCTTGCGGAAATATCACAATCCGGGCTTGATCATACCTGCGGCCATATTCTCTTGCGTGTAGTTTCCAAGTCCCGGCCGTTCCCGGCATCCCCCCGTATCGTGCTGGAGAAGCCGGGAACGGGCGGGACGGTTCTCACGATGTTATGGCCGCAGTTATGATCAAGCCCCGCAATTCTTTATCTGGTTAACCGCATATCCTTTTCAGGATCAACAGCCGTAAGAGATTTAAAACAAGTAATCACCGCCGGCATGTTCTCTTTCCTCGTAAACTGAGCAAGTGCCGAAGAAGCTTTTTGCAGCGTTGTAAAATCGGCGGTTTTTACCGCATGCCATTTTCGATTCAGATGATCGGTTGTCTCAAAGATGTAGGCGTTATATCCCTTTCCCTTTAATTCTGACAGACGTTTTTCCGCGTTGCCCTTGAACAGAAATGCGCCGGCCTGAATCGAGTAACACATTTTTTCATTCTTTTTTTTCTCGGGGGCTTCTGGTGCCGGAGCTGGCGCTGTCGACGGGCTCGATTTGTCTTTTGAAACCGGCTCATCGGTTTTTAATGCCGGGGCTTTTTCCTGAACCGGATCAGTTTCAGGGGCTGCGGGCGTTTCCACCGCGGCCGTCAACGCTTTTTGATCTGCCTTTTTTTCGGGCATGGAGGCGCTTTTTGTTATCGCGGCAGGCGGGGGTGCAGGCAATGATATGTTTTTTCCCGCGGCCCCGTATTCGGTCAATGGCGGTGCCTCCCGCTGCAGGTTCATCATGAGTCCCAGGAGCCAGCCTGCAATAAAAACAAGTATGGTCAGCACGGTAAAACCCGTCAGCAGCAACCCGATCTTTTTTTTATTTAAGGAAAAATCATAAGACATAAGCGCTCCTTTTGTTATGGTATCTTCACGGTCATCTGACCCGCATTGGTAATCTCGATCACTCCAGCCCACATGCACATCAATTTGGAAGAATTATTCAGCGCCGGCAGATTGCCGATCAGCACGGTGGGCGCTCCCGGAACCCACGGAGCCGGTGTGACCGGCACGCAGGGCATGGGAGTTAAAACGCCCAGTGCAGCGGCGGTTGCAGCGGCCACCGCAGGATTTGCCATTGAAGAGCACATCCCGAACGGCATGATATTGACCATCGGCTTGTTATCCATGATATTGGCCGCCGGAGTCTGGGTGAGCACTCTGTTTTGCGGTAAAACGATCAGTGAACCGGGTGCCATGCCAAAGCTGCATTTGAGCATCGCTCCCATACAAACCTGTTGTCCCATAATTTTTCGTCCTTTTTAAACGCCTTCTGCTATTATAGCGGCAAATTCTCGATGTCCGACTATCCAAAAGAAGGCTCAAATTTCAGGCCGTTTGATTTTGAATTTTGCCAGCCGGGCAAACAAACTCTTTTTTTCAGAAGATTCGTGTTTTATGGTTTCATTTTGATCATATTCGATTCGGTTCCCGATTTGTCGCCCATCCTGATAGTGAATGCTTTCTTTGATGCGGCCATTTTCATGATATCGGAGCAGTTCGCCATGCAATCGGTTGTTGCTGTAAACGGCCTTTTCCCTGATCTGACCGCCCGGGTAATATTCTTTTTTTTCACCGCATAATTTATCATCTTTGTATGGGGAGGTTATCAGCAGCCGCCCCTCAGTGTCATACCATCGGCTTTCCCCGTTTAATTTGCCGTTAAGGTAATTGACGGAGCCGGTAACCTGACCGTCGTCTCCATAGTGGATCATCTGCCCGTTCTGAAGGCCGTTCTGATAATACATTTTTGTCCTGGGCCGGCCCTCTTCGTAAAGGATCATTTCTCCGTGAAGCCGGCCGTCTTTAAAGTGCGCTTTCTGATAAATCCGGCCGGTCTCATCATAGGCGATCGTCCGGATCAGCTTGTCATTTTCAAAATATGCCTTTTCAGTAATTCTACCGGTCTCATCATAGGTGATTGATTCGCCTTCGAGTTTGCCCACTTTGAAATTGACTCTGCTGATGATCCGGCCTTCTTCGTCAACGGAAAGGTCTTCTCCGTCGAGCAGGTTATCGTCTGTATCGGCATCCGGCTGTGCCACGACCGCATGCTCCGTTTCGTTTTCCGGATCATTACGGGGCAACCCGGATGCCTGCTTGTTTTCGGAAGAATCTGGCATAGTCAGTCCGTTTGAAATTTGTTTCACATGCGGCTACAAAGTCGTCACTAATTGATTTTTACCATACCGCCTTTGAGCGTCAGAGACCCGCCGCCGTCAACGGTCTGTGATGCACTGGCCTTGTTGGTCAGCGTCGTGCCGGCCTGATTGGTCAGGCTGGTTCCGGCCTTGCTGGTCAGCGTCGTGCCGGCCTGGTTGGTCAGGCTGGTTCCGGCCTTGCTGGTAAAATCCCTGGCCGACTTGATCATTATTGTCCCTTTGACATCGATGGCCAGGTTACCGTCTACTTTTAATTCAAAATTTCCGCTGATCATATGGGTGACGTTGCCTTTATTGGTATGGACCTCGTTTCCGGTGATGGTCAGTGTCCGCTTTCCCTTCACGTCATGCGTCTCATCGCCGGTATTGACCTCGATGGTGCGGTTGCCTTTTTCAACAGTCAGGGTATGATTTTTTTCCGAAACAGTGATCGTCCGGTTTTTGGCAACCGTGATTTTTTCATCGTTTAACACCTCGGATACAAAATCATTTTCCACTTTCAGCGTTTTATCTTTTTGCGCATGGATATAAAGTTCTTCCTCGTCCTTGGTGTCATCGAATCGAATTTCATTGCCCTCTGTTCCGGATTTGGTGGATCTTGTCTTGATAGTGCTTTTAGCCATATTTTCCGGCAGAGTGTATGGAAGGGTCTGCGTGGCATTGTACACCGTACCGATGATAAGGGGTTGATCCGGATCGCCTTCCAGAAAGCTGACCACCACTTCGGATCCGATGCGGGGAATAAACATCGTGCCCCAGTTTTTACCGGCCCAGACCTGGGCTACCCGGACCCAGCAGGACGTATTTTCATCTTTTTCCCCATCCTGATCCCAATAAAACTGTATTTTGATCCTTCCGTATTCGTCGGTCCAGATTTCTTCACCTGCTTTACCCACAACCAGAGCGGTCTGGCTCCCGCAAATTTTTGGTTTTCGGGCGGTTCGCAACGGCCTGAATGGCACATCGGATGGAAATGCTTCAAAACTGTTGGCATAACGCTTCTGGCTGACCTCCATCCCGAGGCTTTTCAGTACATAGGACTTGTTGATATCCGGGCGGTAATGATCGGTCAGTTCAAATTTGTAACCGGCAATGAATGCCCGGCAGAAGCCGTTTCCCGTTAATACCTTCTGTTCGGATTCAAAGGCCTCGATGCGTTTGTTGGCAATTTTTTCCCCCTCATCGGTTTTTGTAAACTTTCCGGGATATTCATATACTTGCAGCACACCGTCAACATTGGAATCCACATTGGTCAGAAGATCGGTATCGGGTGTCTCGAAGTTATAATCCTCGGTAGCGTATTTGTTGATAATCATTTTCTGCTTAAGTCGGCATTTGTCGATCAGGTCATCATCTTCCGGATCAACATCCCGCATCCGGGCCGAAGTCAGATCGGGGCACGGTTTATGGGCGTCGGCATCATCTGCCAGAACCAGTGTGTGCTTGTCTGCGGTATGTTCGAAAAAATAGAAAATACCCTCCTCCTCCAGGAGCCGGGAAATAAAATTAAAGGCGCTTTCCTGATACTGTACGCAGTATTGACGCTGGGCATAGGTTTTGGTGGTTTTGTCGGAAAAATCGGTCAAACCGAGATCGGAAAATATCGATTTGATAATGTCAACCGCAGTTTGATTCTGATAAATTTTGCTGTTCCGGGTCAGGGTCAGTTTCCAGAGCCAGGGGCGGATTTCGGCATAATAGGTGATAATCTCGCCCTCATTGCCCGCCTGGATAAAACAGGTCGCTATTGCGTTAATGTATCGTTTGCTGCCGTCATCCCGTTCGATGGTGACGGTGACGGCCTCACCCAGGATCCCCGTGAAATCGATTTGATCGTCGCGGGTTGTCAATTCCAGTTTGTAGTGAAACAATCCCGATATCTGCTCCTTGCCCTCGACTTTTTGAAGATAAAACTTGCGTTTGTCCGAATCGATCGGGGTCGTGACATACAGCCATTCTTTTGCCTCTGACGAGTCGCCTTCCCCCGAAGCCGGTGAGGTTTCCGATAACCGGTAGGCCGTTTGCTGCGCCTCTTCTTCCTCGGTTTTCTCCTCCTCCTCCTCCTCCTCCTCCTCCTCCTCCTCCTCTTCTTCTTCGATTTTTTCTTCTGCCGGCGCGTCAGCACCGGGCTGCGGTTTGGAGTTGCCGTGCGAATCCTTATTCGGGGGTTGACTGTCAATGGAGGGGGACTTTTCAGCAGCCTCCGGCGTGTCATCCGAATCATCGGCAGGGGCGTGTTGCGGAGGTTTTTTTTCGTCCGGGATACCGGTAGCGAATTTATATCCTTTTTGTTGCAGCCTCTCAATCAATTTGCGGGCTTTGTCCTTTTCCCCCTTTTGAATGAGGTTTTTGACAATTTCCTGGACTTGATCTTCAGTTAACGACATTGAACCCGTAGACCTTTCAAATACATTTTTTAAATCATCTTATTTCCGGACGAACACGGTTTTTTTGCTTTACCGTTTAAAAATATTTAACCAACTGACTGATTTTGTTGGTCTATTTCTTTTATTCGGGCGGATGTGATCAGATTTTTGTATACCTTTTTTAATTAATGAACTGGATTTCATAAACTGCGGCTGAAATGGATCGTCCGGCGCATCGGGTATGATCCGGTCAGAAGCGGGTTCCGGCGGACGATCAGATACCAATGGCTCTTTCTGGGTCAAAGGCGGTTCAAACCGGTAGTTAAAATTTCCGGATCGGTCCAGATAGGCATATATTCCTGTACACATCTGTCCCTGTGCCATTCGTTTGAGCATTTCCGTGGAAAGTTCCGGAAGCAGAACCTGAGTCAGCAGATAATCCACATTGCGGGCACCGGTATCCACTTCAGTGCATCTGGATGCAATTGCGGCAATCAGATCCGTACTATATGTCAGGTTGATGCGGTGATTTTCTGCAAACCGCTGTTTGACCTTGTTCATCTTCAAACGCACGATCTGCTGGATCACCCCGTCATCGAGCGGATAATACGGCACAATGACCAGACGCCCCAAAAAAGCCGGTTTAAAATAGCGAAGCAGGGCAGGGCGCACCATTTCCACCAGCTTGTCTGCATCGGGAAGATGGTCGGGGTCATCGCAGGCTTTTAGAATTATATCCGATCCGACATTTGAAGTGAGTAAAATCACGGTGTTTCTGAAATCCACCGAGAGGCCTTCGGAATCTTCCAGGGTTCCTTTATCAAACACCTGATAAAACAGTTCCATCACATCCGGATGCCCTTTTTCCACCTCATCCAGCAAAACGACACTGTAGGGGTTATGTCTGACCGCCTCGGTCAGCACGCCTCCTTTTCCGTGCCCCACATAACCCGGCGGGGCCCCCTTGAGGCCGGAAACCGTGTGGGCCTCCTGATATTCGGACATGTTGACGGTAACCATGTTTCGATCCCCACCGTAAAGAAGATCCGACAGGGTAATCGCTGTTTCGGTTTTGCCGATCCCGCTGGGGCCGACCAGCAGAAAAACACCGACGGGCTTGTCGGGATCATCCAGATTGGCCCAGAAGGTCCGGATACGCCGGGATACGGTATCGAGCGCCTGCGGCTGTCCGATAATGCGTTGTGCCATTCTTTTTCTCAAATTCAACACGGTGTCGATCTCGTCGGTCATCATTTTTCCTGACGGAATACCGGTCCAGTTTGAAATCACCGAGGCAATCACTCTCGAATCCACGCAGGAAGGAACCATGGGAGAATCGTTTTGAATCACCTCAAGTTCCTTTTTTTGTTTGATCAGTGATTGCTTGAGCTGCTTTACCTGCACCTGATTGCCTGGTTTTGCTGTCCAGTCCTCTTGCAACTGATTTTGAAGTTTGAGTACGCCCTGAACCATTTCAAGTTCATTTTTCCAGCGTTTTTCAAGAGCCTGTTTTTCTATTTTCACCTTGTCCAGATCGGCTTCCAGGTTTGTCAAACTGCTGCGGCACTGTATTCCGGTAGCCAGGTCTCTTTTGATGATGCCGATTTCCAGGGTCAGCTGCTCTTGCTGACGGATCAGATCTTCAACCTCAGGCGGCGTTCCATTCTGCCCGATTGCAACACGGGCACTGGCCGTATCCAATACGCTGATGGCTTTATCCGGAAGCTGCCTGCCGGAAATATACCGGCTGGATAATCTGACTGCATCCCGGACGGCTTCATCCAGCACGGTAACCTGATGATGAGCCTCAAGGCTGGATACAATTCCTCTGAGCATGGCCACGGCCGTTTCCTCGTCCGGCTCAGCGACCTTGACGACCTGAAAACGGCGTGCCAGCGCCGGGTCTTTTTCAAAGTATTTTTTGTACTCCGACCAGGTCGTTGCGGCAATGGTGCGAAGCTCTCCGCGCGCCAGAACCGGTTTCAGCAGGTTGGCCGCATCCCCCATTCCGGCCGGTCCGCCGGCCCCGATCATGGTATGGGCCTCATCGATAAATAGAATTATCGGTATAGGCGCCCCTTTAACTTCATCGATTACCGATTTGAGGCGTTTTTCAAATTCCCCCTTGATTCCGGCCCCTGCCTGCAGAAGCGCCAGGTCCAGCAGCCGTAGAGAAATGTTTTTCAGTGCCGGCGGGACGTCACCTTTGGCGATTCGAATAGCAAAACCTTCGACAACCGCCGTTTTACCCACACCCGCTTCACCGGTAAGGATCGGGTTGTTTTGCCGTCGGCGCATCAATATGTCGATGATCTGCCGGATCTCGGCATTGCGGCCCTGTATCGGATCGATGAGTCCTTTTCGAGCCCGCTCGGTCAGATCGAATGTATATTGATCCAGATTCGGGGTTTGCGTGGAAACCGCCTTGGATGCGGCTGACGGCCGGGATGCTTTTGTGGCTTCATGAATGGTTCCGGAAGAATCCTGCTCGCATGAATTTTGAATAAGATTATGAATATCCTGTTTCAGAGACGCGACCGGAATCCGTTTCAGGGAAGGGCAGGACTCGAGCATCACCGCCCTGAGGGTATCATGATCCAGAAGGGCCAATAAAACCGCGCCGGACCGGATGATAACCGAATTCAGATGAAGAGAAGACAGCAGCCAGGCCTGTTCAAGCAGCTGGATGATCTGGGGTGAAAGCGCCGGTGTTCGGCTGTTGCCCCGTTTAAAACGGTCAATCGAACCGGTCAGCTCCCTGCTTACATCAGCCGTTCGGATATCATAATAGCGGAAGAGATTTTGAATGTCCGTATCCGGAATATCCAGAATTTTGAGGAGCAGATGCTCGATTTCTACATTATAATTTGTCTGAGATACACATAATTGCGCCCCGGCCTCAAGCCCGTTTCTGCAGACGGGATTGAGCTTGTCGGTAATGGACTGAAGATCAAGACTCATTGTGAAGCCTCCTGTTGTTGTCCGGTACTGAAGAGCCGGGAAGAAAGTCGTACCGGACTCAATGCCGATGGTGCTTTCCCGCTACACAGCCACGATGACCATCCGAGCCTGAAGCCTTCGGCACCCCCGATTCGCGGCAGATGGGATGGATCATCTTCTTTCTGCAGTATCAATACAATGTCAAATTCAAATTCGGTTCCTGCGTAATATCGGGTTAACTGGCAAAGGGGTTCAAATGCCTGGCCGTCCGGTAAAAACTCGTGAAATTGTTTCATGGAAACCGGGCCCACATGGAGTTCAAATTTTCCCTGCTGATTCCAGACTCTTGAGCCGACAACCGCACTGTCACCCAGAATCTGGTTTTGGCCGGTGACGCCGATCCGGGTGATCTGGTCTTCTTCAATCCGGTACCATTGGCCGCACAGCTGCCTTGCCTTGACCTTGACATCGAAATAATCGGCCAGGATATATTCAAGGCCGCTGATGGAACGAGGCTGCTGGGCCAGAATTGACGTATACCCTAATAAAGCGCGATCTTTGATCTTCATCCGGTCCTGCAGGCCGCTGGTACCCAGTCCCATGAGGGAAAAGAAATACCGGGCAAAGGAAGTCTGATGGGGCGGCTTGAAATCGAAACCGATCCGGTATGCCTTTCTAACCTGGTACATCAAAGAGATCAACCGGTGGTTGAATATGTCCAGAAACGCCTTAAACGCGGTGTCTTTTTTCGATTCCCGTTCCAGGATCAGTTCCGAATACGGAATCGGCAAGGGCCCCAGACAACCGGCAAGTCCCATGAAATTTACTGCCATTTCAAGTGGCTTGTCCGCATCGGCGGGGATGATTTCCGACACGGCGCTGGCCGGAAAATCAAGCCGGACATTCGAAGTGAAACGAACGCATTCCTTTTCAATCCCGTAATCTTCTCCCAGGGCTGCTTTTTTCGGATAGAGCATCTCGATCAGACGAACGGCCTGATAAAAATCAAACCGGTAGGTCTCGTCGAAAAGCAGCTGTGTTAAAGAACGATCTGATCCCCTGCCATGGGCGGCCATATTTTCCAAATTCCTTCCCGTTGGATGCTGCATATTTTCAGCTGTGTAAATGAATTTACCGATGCATAAAGCGGGAAAAACCGATTCAGCATTGCGGCCATCAGAAAGGCACTGTCTCCGACATAGAGTCGTTCATCAAATGTCAGGCAGATTTCCATACCACGGCAAAAGCCTCTCCAGGCATCATGACCGATACGCCGGGTCACATTTCTGCACGACATGTTCCGGATACCGGAAATCTGCTGATACGTATCGGCAGGGTCTGAAAAACTGTAGAGTCTCAGAATCTCTTTCAACGCCTTCAGGCTTTCATCGGAGTTTCCGAGAGAAAGGTAATTGAGGGAAAGATGAGAAATCAGTCGCCACAGGGATGCCCCCTGAAGCGGGGGATCAATCTGGGCAGTGGGTTTTCTCAGGGTTGAAATCCGGCTCAGGGGAGCGGCTTTTTCGATCTGTAACTCGGTGCCGGCTGGAAGCTGCTCGGCCAGTGAACGGTTGGTGCACAGCGTGTCTGCGTAAACGGTTGTTGCCGGAGGAAGGGCGGGATTAAAATCTATATCCGTAAAAGAAATATACATGTGCGTTCCGGGAAGATCCTTTCTCCCGGTGGATTTGCGCCGGCCATACCAGAACGCCTGACATCCCTTTTTATCCGTATGATGATTAAAGGAAAAAAAAGGTTCAAGGTGCCTGGTGTCATCCCTGAAATCGGAGCTTTCCGAAACCGATCGGATGGAATGGATCTCCGTTGTTTTTTCCCTTCGCTGATCGGCGCAAAGACGATATTCCGACAGCCGCTGATCCAGTCGAATCGGATCGGTTGTTTTTTGAAACAAATTGATGATGGGGGTACAACCCTGGCAAAAGGTATTGCGATTGATGCTCAGGCGCTCCCGGGGCATCTGATCCAGAAAAAGAAAGATGTCAAAATAATTTTCGGAATCATTTCGATCCAGATGAACCAGATCAAAGAAATGATATTTTTCCGGGAACGTAAAATATTCATGCAGCAGGCGGTATCCGGTATGTGCATTGGCGGGGTAGGGCAGCACATCCTCATCGGCTGCAAAGCCCACCGGCAAAATCGTTTTTTCGGGCAGATAAATGAGGTGGCCTGCTTTTTCAGGCAGAACAGCCACCCGAAGCACATGACAAAAAAGCAGCTCGTAGAGCGCATTGACCAGCATGCGG contains the following coding sequences:
- a CDS encoding SPOR domain-containing protein, whose amino-acid sequence is MSYDFSLNKKKIGLLLTGFTVLTILVFIAGWLLGLMMNLQREAPPLTEYGAAGKNISLPAPPPAAITKSASMPEKKADQKALTAAVETPAAPETDPVQEKAPALKTDEPVSKDKSSPSTAPAPAPEAPEKKKNEKMCYSIQAGAFLFKGNAEKRLSELKGKGYNAYIFETTDHLNRKWHAVKTADFTTLQKASSALAQFTRKENMPAVITCFKSLTAVDPEKDMRLTR
- a CDS encoding DUF4280 domain-containing protein, with product MGQQVCMGAMLKCSFGMAPGSLIVLPQNRVLTQTPAANIMDNKPMVNIMPFGMCSSMANPAVAAATAAALGVLTPMPCVPVTPAPWVPGAPTVLIGNLPALNNSSKLMCMWAGVIEITNAGQMTVKIP
- the tssF gene encoding type VI secretion system baseplate subunit TssF, which produces MRNNSDELLEFYKRELAYLRRMGAEFGEKYPKVAGRLELSAEPCPDPHIERLIESFAFLTARIQHHIESEFPQLSTALLGTLYPQFLNPIPSMTVARFEVDPAQGKLTSSHVIARHTPLFCQTEEGQACRFRTCYPVELWPVELTYAGFESTDQFDFIDTAADVALVLRLRIEAQGVSFKELEFSQLRLFLNGNRMLVNALYELLFCHVLRVAVLPEKAGHLIYLPEKTILPVGFAADEDVLPYPANAHTGYRLLHEYFTFPEKYHFFDLVHLDRNDSENYFDIFLFLDQMPRERLSINRNTFCQGCTPIINLFQKTTDPIRLDQRLSEYRLCADQRREKTTEIHSIRSVSESSDFRDDTRHLEPFFSFNHHTDKKGCQAFWYGRRKSTGRKDLPGTHMYISFTDIDFNPALPPATTVYADTLCTNRSLAEQLPAGTELQIEKAAPLSRISTLRKPTAQIDPPLQGASLWRLISHLSLNYLSLGNSDESLKALKEILRLYSFSDPADTYQQISGIRNMSCRNVTRRIGHDAWRGFCRGMEICLTFDERLYVGDSAFLMAAMLNRFFPLYASVNSFTQLKICSIQREGIWKIWPPMAGDQIVL
- the tssG gene encoding type VI secretion system baseplate subunit TssG, whose protein sequence is MAAHGRGSDRSLTQLLFDETYRFDFYQAVRLIEMLYPKKAALGEDYGIEKECVRFTSNVRLDFPASAVSEIIPADADKPLEMAVNFMGLAGCLGPLPIPYSELILERESKKDTAFKAFLDIFNHRLISLMYQVRKAYRIGFDFKPPHQTSFARYFFSLMGLGTSGLQDRMKIKDRALLGYTSILAQQPRSISGLEYILADYFDVKVKARQLCGQWYRIEEDQITRIGVTGQNQILGDSAVVGSRVWNQQGKFELHVGPVSMKQFHEFLPDGQAFEPLCQLTRYYAGTEFEFDIVLILQKEDDPSHLPRIGGAEGFRLGWSSWLCSGKAPSALSPVRLSSRLFSTGQQQEASQ
- the tssH gene encoding type VI secretion system ATPase TssH, which gives rise to MSLDLQSITDKLNPVCRNGLEAGAQLCVSQTNYNVEIEHLLLKILDIPDTDIQNLFRYYDIRTADVSRELTGSIDRFKRGNSRTPALSPQIIQLLEQAWLLSSLHLNSVIIRSGAVLLALLDHDTLRAVMLESCPSLKRIPVASLKQDIHNLIQNSCEQDSSGTIHEATKASRPSAASKAVSTQTPNLDQYTFDLTERARKGLIDPIQGRNAEIRQIIDILMRRRQNNPILTGEAGVGKTAVVEGFAIRIAKGDVPPALKNISLRLLDLALLQAGAGIKGEFEKRLKSVIDEVKGAPIPIILFIDEAHTMIGAGGPAGMGDAANLLKPVLARGELRTIAATTWSEYKKYFEKDPALARRFQVVKVAEPDEETAVAMLRGIVSSLEAHHQVTVLDEAVRDAVRLSSRYISGRQLPDKAISVLDTASARVAIGQNGTPPEVEDLIRQQEQLTLEIGIIKRDLATGIQCRSSLTNLEADLDKVKIEKQALEKRWKNELEMVQGVLKLQNQLQEDWTAKPGNQVQVKQLKQSLIKQKKELEVIQNDSPMVPSCVDSRVIASVISNWTGIPSGKMMTDEIDTVLNLRKRMAQRIIGQPQALDTVSRRIRTFWANLDDPDKPVGVFLLVGPSGIGKTETAITLSDLLYGGDRNMVTVNMSEYQEAHTVSGLKGAPPGYVGHGKGGVLTEAVRHNPYSVVLLDEVEKGHPDVMELFYQVFDKGTLEDSEGLSVDFRNTVILLTSNVGSDIILKACDDPDHLPDADKLVEMVRPALLRYFKPAFLGRLVIVPYYPLDDGVIQQIVRLKMNKVKQRFAENHRINLTYSTDLIAAIASRCTEVDTGARNVDYLLTQVLLPELSTEMLKRMAQGQMCTGIYAYLDRSGNFNYRFEPPLTQKEPLVSDRPPEPASDRIIPDAPDDPFQPQFMKSSSLIKKGIQKSDHIRPNKRNRPTKSVSWLNIFKR
- the tssI gene encoding type VI secretion system tip protein TssI/VgrG, with product MSLTEDQVQEIVKNLIQKGEKDKARKLIERLQQKGYKFATGIPDEKKPPQHAPADDSDDTPEAAEKSPSIDSQPPNKDSHGNSKPQPGADAPAEEKIEEEEEEEEEEEEEEEEKTEEEEAQQTAYRLSETSPASGEGDSSEAKEWLYVTTPIDSDKRKFYLQKVEGKEQISGLFHYKLELTTRDDQIDFTGILGEAVTVTIERDDGSKRYINAIATCFIQAGNEGEIITYYAEIRPWLWKLTLTRNSKIYQNQTAVDIIKSIFSDLGLTDFSDKTTKTYAQRQYCVQYQESAFNFISRLLEEEGIFYFFEHTADKHTLVLADDADAHKPCPDLTSARMRDVDPEDDDLIDKCRLKQKMIINKYATEDYNFETPDTDLLTNVDSNVDGVLQVYEYPGKFTKTDEGEKIANKRIEAFESEQKVLTGNGFCRAFIAGYKFELTDHYRPDINKSYVLKSLGMEVSQKRYANSFEAFPSDVPFRPLRTARKPKICGSQTALVVGKAGEEIWTDEYGRIKIQFYWDQDGEKDENTSCWVRVAQVWAGKNWGTMFIPRIGSEVVVSFLEGDPDQPLIIGTVYNATQTLPYTLPENMAKSTIKTRSTKSGTEGNEIRFDDTKDEEELYIHAQKDKTLKVENDFVSEVLNDEKITVAKNRTITVSEKNHTLTVEKGNRTIEVNTGDETHDVKGKRTLTITGNEVHTNKGNVTHMISGNFELKVDGNLAIDVKGTIMIKSARDFTSKAGTSLTNQAGTTLTSKAGTSLTNQAGTTLTNKASASQTVDGGGSLTLKGGMVKIN
- a CDS encoding toxin-antitoxin system YwqK family antitoxin, whose amino-acid sequence is MPDSSENKQASGLPRNDPENETEHAVVAQPDADTDDNLLDGEDLSVDEEGRIISRVNFKVGKLEGESITYDETGRITEKAYFENDKLIRTIAYDETGRIYQKAHFKDGRLHGEMILYEEGRPRTKMYYQNGLQNGQMIHYGDDGQVTGSVNYLNGKLNGESRWYDTEGRLLITSPYKDDKLCGEKKEYYPGGQIREKAVYSNNRLHGELLRYHENGRIKESIHYQDGRQIGNRIEYDQNETIKHESSEKKSLFARLAKFKIKRPEI